DNA from Deltaproteobacteria bacterium:
ACCGGCGGGACGACCGTGATGCAGTATGCCGTCGAGCGCCTGGCGGCACGCGCACGGCGACTGGGGGCCGCCGTCCGGCGCTGCGCCCTCATCGACCGCCGTTCGCCCGAAGAACAACGCGCCAACCCCTACGTCCTCGGCGAGATCGTCTGGCTCGACAACGACGACAAGGAAGCCTCACCTTCATCCTCTCCCGCCGGTGATGCGGGCGAGGAGAGCTGATCGACCGGCCGGACTTGAATGACGACGTACCTCCCCCCCGTCCTCCCGCTCACCGTCACCCTCCGCACCGCCGAGCCGCAGCGGCTGCCGCCGTTTCTCGGTTCCGCGCTGCACGGCGCGCTCGGGGGCGCGCTCTACCGCACCGTCTGCGCGTTTCCGAAGCGCGAGCGGTGCCCGGGCTGTCCGCTCTACGCGCGCTGCGCGTACGCGGCCTTGTTCGAAACGCCAGCGGGCGTGGAGCGACGCTCCACGCCTCAAGGGGAGAGGGAGCGTTGCCCCACGCCCCTTGAGGGCGGGAGCGCTGCTCCCGCCGCCGCCAACGATGCGCTCCACGCCGCCGGCATCCGCGATCAGGCGCCGCGCCCGCTGGTGCTCGCCTCCGAACCCGGCTGGACACGCACCAGCGGCAACCCGTTTCGTCTCGCCGCCGACTGCGACGTGCCGTTTCGGCTGACTCTGATCGGCCGCGCCATCGACGACCTGCCGGTCGTCATTGTCGCGCTGCAAGCGATGGCGAGGCGCGGGCTGGGCATTCCCGAGGAGCGGGAGCGGGATGGAGAGCGCCACCGGGCGGCCATGCAGCTCGTGGGCGTGACGACGGACAGCGCGCACGTCGTTTACGACGCCGAGAGCGAACGCTTCAACCCGCCGCCCACGGCGCCGGCACCCGATTCGGGCGGTGCCGGCGAGGCCACCATCGAGTTCGTCACCCCCCTGCGGCTCAAGCATCAGGGCCGCCTCGCCGGCACCGTCACGCCACCGCTCTTCTTCGACACGCTGGCGCAGCGCGCCAACGCGCTCGCCGTGCTCTTCGGTGATAACGCGGCGGCCGTGGATCGCGCTGCCGCGGTCGCCGCCGCCCACGACGTCGCGGTGGTCGCCACCCGCCTGCGGCGCGTGCACGTCACGCGCTATTCCGCGCGCCAGCGCCAACGCATGCAGTGGCCCGGATTGATGGGCACGCTGCACTGGCGTGGCGGCGCGCTGCGTGAGCTGTGGCCCCTGCTGCACTTCGGTGAACGGGTACAAGTCGGCAAAGGCACGGCGTTGGGATTCGGGCGGTACATGCTGCGCGGCGCCGCGTGAGCCGCGCGCAAATCCTTGAGGGTGGGGCGTTGCTCCCGCAAATCCTTGAGCGCGGGAGCGTTGCGCTCGCCAGCAGGAAACCGGCTGGAAACCGGCGTCGCCCCTTGCAATTCCCGCCCCCGTCGCGCGATGATCGCGTCACTGTGACAACCCCGCGCAACATCGCGGTGCCGGGCGCGGCCTCCTTCGTCACCGCCGTGTTACACGACCGGCTCCCACTGTTTCTCTATCGCCCGTATTGCGCGATCGTGCTCGACGCACTCGCCTTTCAACGGCAGAGCAGGAAGATGCGCTTGCATGGGTTCGTCATCATGCCGGACCACGTACACTGGGTCATGACGCCCGCACCACCGCGAACACCCAGTGACCTTGTTCGCGACATCAAGACGTTCACCGCAAAAGCAATCCGTGGACGGTTGCAGCATGAAAATGCCCCGGATCTGGTTGCGGCCCTCCGCCGCGCGGTGCGTCGTCCCGAGCGGCAATCCTACAAGGTATGGCAGGACGGCACGTGGATTCACCCACTGCTAAACGAGGACGAGTTGCGTGCTCGGATAGTGTACGTGCACACGAACCCGGTTCGGGCCGGCCTTTGTGTCGAGGCAGAAGGCTACCAGTGGTCGAGTGCGCGCAGCTACGAGCGCGGTGACGACGAGCCGATCGGGATCGATCGGATCGAGCTGTAAGCCGTGGAGCAATGCTCCACGGCTCAAGGGAACGGTGCGGCGAACCACCGCAGCACCGCCTTGAGAGCGGGAGCACTGCTCCCGCAGATCCTTGAGGGCGGGGCGTTGCTCCCGCCGCGTGGAGCAATGCTCCACGGCTCAAGACGCGGGTCGACGGCCGCAGGTATCGTCACGCCCCTTGAGGGCGGGAGCACTGCTCCCGCCCTCTTCCAACATTGCCGCCAACATTGCCGTGTGCGGCGCACCTCTTCTCGAATGCGCTTGGGTTGCCTATCGTGCGCGCATGGACGCGATGCAACCAACTGTGATCGCACCCTCCCGTCGCTCGGCCGCCGAGTTGGTCGCTTCCGCCGCTGCCCTCAAACAGCGGCACGACTGGGATGCACTCGCCGCACTCGCCGCCGAGCTGCCCCCGCACTGGGGCGCCGAATGGTTGCGCGCCGCCGACGAGGTGGCCTTCGCCGAAGGGCAACGGGGTCGCTTCGTCGCGGCGCGCGACCTGCTGGTGCGCGCCTTCGAGCGCGAACCCAGCCACCGCCGCGCCAGCGCGCTGGCCTATGTGCACTACGCCGCCCTGCTCGCGCACAACATCCGCAAGCCGCGCCTCGATGAACCCGAACCGTGGCGCAAAGGGTTCGAGCGCTGGATCACCGAAGCGCTGCGCCTGCGCCCCGACTCGATCGTCGATCGCTACCGCCTCGGCGTCTACTACGCCAGCATCCTGACCCAGAAGGACACGCTCGCCCTGCGCGCCTTTTGCGAAGCGATCGCGCTGTTCGAGCGCCTGCCCGCCGCCGCCCGCACGCCGCGGCACCGGCTCGCCACGCCGTACGTGCGCGCCCTCTACGGGGCGGCGCGTTCGGCCTATCGACTCGGCCGCCTCGACCAGGCGCGCCGCTGGATCTTTCGCTGTATCCGCTTCGACCATGAACGGCATCACCAAAAGCCGGTCTTCAAGTTGTTTCTAGCGGCCAAGGTGCTCGTAGCGCAGGAACAACTTGCCGACGCCGAACGGGCGCTGCGGCTCGCCGTGGACGCGCCGCACGACGGCGATCGCGACTTCGTCTACGCGCTGCTGGCCGAAATCGCCCTGCGACAGAATCGCATCGAAGATGCGGCGCAGTGGATCGTGCTCAACCTCCCCGCGCACAATCGCAAGCCGTACATCTGGCGCCTGCTCGGCGACTGCGAGGCGCGCGGCGGCCGCGTCGATCGCGCGCTCAAGCTCTACAAGAGTGCGCTGCTCAAGGATCGCGCCGGCCGGCACAAGACGCTGCTGCGCGTCGGCCGGCTCGCCGAGCAAGTCGGTCAACTGGCCGAGGCGCGCCGGGCCTACGAGCAAGCCGCCGAGTTTCGCCGCCGCCGCTACCTCAGCGAAGAGGTCGCCGCCCTCGAGGCGCTGGCGCGCGTGTGCGAGCAACAAGGCGATCGTGAGGCAGCACGCGCGGCCTTCACCCGCATGGCGCGCTTGCCGTTGCACGCCGAGCGCGCCGAGCAAGAGCTGGCGCGCCTGGCCGGATGAGGCAGGAATTCGATGTTTCGATCCTCGCGGGAGCGTTGCTCCCGGCACGTGGAGCACCGCTCCACGGCTCAAGGGACGGTGCGGCGAAGCACCGCAGCACCACCTTGAGGGCGGGGCGCTGCTCCCGCCGCTTTGTTATGGATGACACGAACGAACCCATCCGCTCGACCAACGCCAGCGCGCTCTATCCGCTCGCCGTCAAGGCCGCGGATGCGGGCGACTACGCCCGGGTCTCCGAACTGTTCGCGGCCGTCGAGCTTGCAGCACTGTCACCCGCGGAGGCGGCGTGCTGGCAGCGCCTGCTCACCGAAGCGGGCGACTTGGCCGCCGCGGCGACGTTGGCCGCGGAGCACAGCTCCGGACCTCAAGAAGAACCGCGCAGCGACGTACCCTTGAGGGCGGGAGCGCTGCTCCACGCCTCCGGGGGCGACGGCGGGGGCGACCCGGACCCAAAAACCTTGAGGGCGGGAGCGCTGCTCCCGCCAGCTGCACCTGAAGAAGGCGAGGATGACTTCCTCGACTTCGAACCCGGGCCGCGCGAAGCCGCCTCTGCGCCGGCACCGCCGCCGTTGGTGGACGCCATGCTGCGCTGGTTCGGCGGCCGCGGCGATGTCTATGCGCGCCAGTGGTACGACGCTCGGCGCGACCAGTCGGGGTACTGGCCGGTGCGCGAGCCGCTGACCGCGCGCGTGATGGAGCTGCACCTCCTCGGCCGTATCACCCTCGGGCAATACGTGCTCCATCCCGACAGCACCGTCAGCTTCGCCGCGCTCGACTTCGACCCGACACCGGCGGCGCTGGAGCAGATGCGCTTGGCCGCCGGTGACGACGGCGCCCTCGGTTGCGCCCCGATTGCAGACTACGTCCGGCGCGTGCTGGCCACGGCGGCGCAAGCCGGGCTGCCGGCGGTTGCCGAAGACAGCGGCGGTGTTGGCCTACACCTGTGGCTGTTCTTCGCCCCTCGGCTACTCGCGCCGCGCGCACGTGCCTTGCTGCGCGAGCTGCTCGCGCGTGCCGGGCCGCAACCACCCGCCGTGGCCGTCGAGATCTTCCCCAAGCAGGATGCCCTCAGCGGCAAAGGGCTCGGCAATCTCATCAAGCTGCCGCTGGGCGTGCATCAAGCAACTATGCGGGCCTCGCAACTCTTGACGGCCGAGTTGCAGCCGCTAGCGGCGGAAGAGGCGTTGGCGTCGCTGCGCCCGTGCCCGCCCGCCCGCATCGAGGCCCTGCTCCTCAGCCGGATCATCCCGTTCCCTACCCGCACCGCCAGTGAAGCGTTGTCCGCCGCCGTGGCACCGGCACCGCCCGCGCCGGCTGGTCCCACCCCGCGCGCTCTCGCCGAGGCGCTGGCGACCATTCCCGCTGGCCGCGAGGCCGAGCGCGCTGCCGACCGCGTCTTGAGCGGCTGCGCAGTGGTGCGCCAGCTCGCCCGCCAGGCGCATGAAGAACGTACGCTCTCGGCCGATGCCGCGCGCGCGCTGCTCTACACCGTCGGCCTAATCGGACGCGACAACGAGCGCATCGAGGCCATGTTCGCCAACGCCGGAGTCAGCGGCAAGGAACTCGAGCGCGTGCGCGCCGGTCTGCAAGGGCCGATGGGGTGCAAGAAGCTACG
Protein-coding regions in this window:
- the cas6 gene encoding CRISPR system precrRNA processing endoribonuclease RAMP protein Cas6, with product MTTYLPPVLPLTVTLRTAEPQRLPPFLGSALHGALGGALYRTVCAFPKRERCPGCPLYARCAYAALFETPAGVERRSTPQGERERCPTPLEGGSAAPAAANDALHAAGIRDQAPRPLVLASEPGWTRTSGNPFRLAADCDVPFRLTLIGRAIDDLPVVIVALQAMARRGLGIPEERERDGERHRAAMQLVGVTTDSAHVVYDAESERFNPPPTAPAPDSGGAGEATIEFVTPLRLKHQGRLAGTVTPPLFFDTLAQRANALAVLFGDNAAAVDRAAAVAAAHDVAVVATRLRRVHVTRYSARQRQRMQWPGLMGTLHWRGGALRELWPLLHFGERVQVGKGTALGFGRYMLRGAA
- a CDS encoding tetratricopeptide repeat protein, whose protein sequence is MIAPSRRSAAELVASAAALKQRHDWDALAALAAELPPHWGAEWLRAADEVAFAEGQRGRFVAARDLLVRAFEREPSHRRASALAYVHYAALLAHNIRKPRLDEPEPWRKGFERWITEALRLRPDSIVDRYRLGVYYASILTQKDTLALRAFCEAIALFERLPAAARTPRHRLATPYVRALYGAARSAYRLGRLDQARRWIFRCIRFDHERHHQKPVFKLFLAAKVLVAQEQLADAERALRLAVDAPHDGDRDFVYALLAEIALRQNRIEDAAQWIVLNLPAHNRKPYIWRLLGDCEARGGRVDRALKLYKSALLKDRAGRHKTLLRVGRLAEQVGQLAEARRAYEQAAEFRRRRYLSEEVAALEALARVCEQQGDREAARAAFTRMARLPLHAERAEQELARLAG
- a CDS encoding transposase, with protein sequence MSRAQILEGGALLPQILERGSVALASRKPAGNRRRPLQFPPPSRDDRVTVTTPRNIAVPGAASFVTAVLHDRLPLFLYRPYCAIVLDALAFQRQSRKMRLHGFVIMPDHVHWVMTPAPPRTPSDLVRDIKTFTAKAIRGRLQHENAPDLVAALRRAVRRPERQSYKVWQDGTWIHPLLNEDELRARIVYVHTNPVRAGLCVEAEGYQWSSARSYERGDDEPIGIDRIEL